The Athene noctua chromosome 3, bAthNoc1.hap1.1, whole genome shotgun sequence genome includes a region encoding these proteins:
- the SOCS2 gene encoding suppressor of cytokine signaling 2 produces MTLRSAGSLESAEGSGARWGHPGAAAPVADESREAAQLAAAMEELQRAGWYWGNMTVAEAKERLQDAPEGTFLVRDSSHSEYLLTISVKTSAGPTNLRIEYQDGKFRLDSITCVRSRLKQFNSVVHLIEYYVLMCKDRTETPSNGTVHLYLNKPLYTSAPSLQHRCRIAINKCTNQIWELPLPTRLKEYLKEYQYQV; encoded by the exons aTGACCCTGCGCTCCGCCGGGTCCCTGGAGAGCGCGGAAGGCTCCGGGGCACgctggggacaccccggggcggcggcgcctgTTGCCGACGAGTCCCGTGAGGCGGCGCAGCTGGCCGCGGCTATGGAGGAGCTGCAGCGGGCAG GTTGGTACTGGGGCAACATGACTGTTGCTGAAGCCAAAGAGAGATTACAGGATGCCCCCGAAGGGACCTTCTTGGTTAGGGATAGTTCACATTCAGAGTATCTACTGACTATTTCAGTAAAAACATCAGCGGGACCGACCAATCTACGTATAGAATACCAAGATGGCAAGTTTAGACTGGACTCTATCACTTGTGTCAGATCTAGACTTAAACAGTTCAACAGTGTTGTGCATTTGATTGAGTACTATGTTCTTATGTGCAAGGACAGAACCGAAACACCTTCAAATGGAACAGTTCATCTTTACTTGAACAAACCTCTCTATACATCCGCTCCATCTCTGCAACACCGCTGCAGAATAGCTATAAACAAATGCACAAATCAGATCTGGGAGCTGCCATTGCCAACAAGACTAAAAGAGTACTTGAAAGAGTACCAATACCAGGTATAA